DNA from Mustela nigripes isolate SB6536 chromosome 14, MUSNIG.SB6536, whole genome shotgun sequence:
AGACTCTCCATTTCTGAAATAGAGTCAAAGATGCTCACAGAGTAGACTCCCAGTGGAGGGGTTATGGGAAGGAAATACCAGAAGGAATGGAGGCTGTGAGGCTGCTTCAAACTCCCAGTCTAGGCTCAGTCTTCAACTACCTGGCGGGAGGAGAGGGATTGGTATTGTTTCCCGATCAGCACCTAAATCATTCTGATCAGAGTGGCTGGGGGGATTGAGGGATGAGAAAAGCCCCTCtcctattttttccaaatttggaaGCCCAAGAGGAAGCCAGAtcagagagcatgaggagggaaATGAAACCGGGCCCCGATCTGCttattcatctctaaaatgggtctATCAACCACCACCCCTGTCTGGGCTCTGGGTGAGGCTCCACTCTTCCCCATCCTCTGCTAGAAAGACCTGATGAATAATTAATGGCACCGAAGCCATAGGGTAATGGAGCAAAACAGCTCAAGGGACCTAAGAAACTGGGACTCAGGAGACCTAATTTCTATCCTGAGCTCCCAACTTGCTGGATGAGCTCCCCTCACAtcattcctcatctgtaaaatgaggggccAGGGCCAAGATCTTCTCTGCACCCAACCCTTACTGGATATGCGGATCCCATCATGGACCCTTTCCACTGTCCCCCCAACTCTAGTCTTAGCTGGCATTTCCCCACATCTCCCTTACATAAGCAAGCTTACTTTTCCCAAGGTCCAAGAAGGACATTGATTTCTCCTAAATTCAGCCTTATGAGAGTGTTTGTacttaaggaaaacaaattatatactcaaatgtttaaaaaccGTTTATTATGCAAAATGTtaacttttataaaaagtttaatataCATTGCATGGTCACAGAAAGTCACCTTCCTGCAAAAAAGGTACAAAAGCTATATACTCTATTATAGAGTTCATAATCAGGGCAACAGAGCCTTTCTCCAAGGAGACCAGAAGACTAGCTCTACTGCTGCCTTGGCAGACTTTGGAGagcagccaccccccccccccaacctccacaCTGTGAAAGAAAGACTTTAAAActtaggggtggggtgggggccgggaGACGTCGCCCAGCTGGTGCCCAGAGCTAGCTCTGGCTCTTTAGGCCACCCAAGTTCACAGTCCTTCGCTCCCGGGCGCCAGGTCCAGGTTCGAGGCAGGGGTTCGGGGAAGTCAAGTGGGCAGGGCGAGGTTGGGGCCCATCCATGCCCTCGGGCTTCCGGCCGTAGAGGGTCCCGGGGTCCCAGGCGGAACGGGCGCCAGCACCTGCATTCTGGGCGGGGGAGGAAAGAAGACCAGGGAGCCATCAGTTTCCGCCGAGCGCGCCGAGGCGGGGGCCGTCCGCAGACTGCCCGGCGCCAGGGAGGAAACTTGTTCTCTACCTCCAGCTGATAACTCCGAGCCCCACGCTGCCCCCACCCAGTTGGCGCCAAAGGACCACAGGCGGAGCCTGCAATCACCCCGCCCTCCTGGAATTGATACTagctgggagagggcagaggaagataCAGCTCCTTTTACGATTCCAAACTACAAACAGAACGACTCTTTTATTCACCTGCGCCTACTTTTCCTCGAGTCTTTGGCCTCTGATGGAGGACAGGGGCAAAATGCGTTCAAGGTTGAAACGCACATAGGGCGGGGAATTGGTTCTACCATTCATTTAATGTAACCACGGATAAGTCCCTTGCCCCTCTCTCGCCTGATTTTCCCCAAACTGAAGAGGCAGTAATTCCTTAAAAGGCCAACCAGTTCCAAGATCTGTCGTTTAAGCACCGCCCTACCTCCACCCCCCAGGCCGGAGGTGGGGATGCTTACCTGGAGGCGCCAGGACTGCCAGGTCAGTGGCAGAAGCTCCTCTTGTCGTTGGAAATCACAAGTTCCGGAGCGAGCTCAGCTGtctgagaaaagggaaagagggaaaagttaTGCACCGCATTTGGGAGTTTTAGGGGTCCAGGAAGCATCCCGGCTCTGGAACTCAGCCCCGCCCCAGCTCCCGCGCACGCCCCACACACCTGGATGGGAAGATGCGGGCCGTCTGGGGGTCCAGGAGCGGGCTCAGCCAGAACCACCTGCAGGTCGAGGATATAGTCGATGACGCGCTGCAGGATTTCCACCTGGCTAAGCTGAGTGCCTCGCGGGACTCCGGGGACCAGTTCCCGCAAGCGCGAATAGCAGTGGTTCATGTCGTCCAACAGGCTCAGCGGCTCCTCGGCTGCGGGACCCTTGCCGCGACCGCGCGCGATGGCCAGGCTGCGTTCAGACAGGCAGCACACCGCCTCGTAGCAGCCGCGCACCGGGCTCAGAGCCTTCATATTGAGGAATGAGACTGGAGGTGCCGAAAGGACGAAGAGAGCCAAAAACCCCCAACAGCAGCTGGCAACGCGCGCACGCCAGCAGCGGCCCCACTTATAGAGCCCGCCTCGAAGGCACGCCCCTTTATGCAAAACGTGCGCCCGGGCCCCGCCTCCGCCAATCCTGGGCGTTCACAACCCGGTTAAATTGCAAACAGGCTTCCTCCGGCTGGTCTGACGCCGAATACCGCGGAGTCGCGGATTCAAAGAATGAGGAAGCGCTGATactggggagaggcaggcctcTTTGCCagcaaggattttaaaaatcacttaaaaccATTAAGTTTAAGAATTTGCCTTTTCCTGGCAGCGCCCCAGATCTTTgagctcccctgccccctgccagtCCACCCACAGCCCAACACTAACTCGAACCCGCAGCTCCTCTGAGGTCATAAATCCCTGAACAgcaaagaagcttttttttttttttttttttttaaagcaaaggatTTTTCAAGGGAAACTTGTAAGGAATTAGTGCCGCCTTGTTCCCCAATTTGCTGTTCGTCTGACCTCCAGACTCACTGGCGTCAGGAATTATCTTGTgaccagaggggaaaaaaattaattgcgGTGAAGCTGAGGttacaatgaagaaaacagatttgGGCTAGGGCTGAGATtgcagaaggaggaggggaagggggtttgAGCAAAGAACACTATTTATTTGAAcaacaggggaaaagaaaaggaaaaaaaaaaggcagactgAATCTGTGATTTTTGCATGGGGAAAGAAAGGAGCTCCCACCCTCTGGCCCCATGGACTCCATAAGCAGCCAAAGATATGCCAATTGTGTTTTGGAAGTGAGTTTGATTAGAATTTTGGATAGAGTTTTAAATATGGAGGACAGACAGGATGATTTCTATATAAATCTTTTTAGGGGCCCCCACTGGGTCAGCCAATCTCTTGACTCTTGCTTTNNNNNNNNNNNNNNNNNNNNNNNNNNNNNNNNNNNNNNNNNNNNNNNNNNNNNNNNNNNNNNNNNNNNNNNNNNNNNNNNNNNNNNNNNNNNNNNNNNNNCCCCGCCGCACCACcccacttccccccccccccccccccccccccccccccccccccactttccaCACACCTCTCTGCAGAAAACAATAGTTTGGTAATTTCATCACTCAATTGTCTGTCCCTTTCTGCTATGGAAGGGTAGGCCACCTGGACTTGATTATTCTTAGCCTTGCTGAAATAACTCCAGCTCTGAGAGCCCAGGAAAGGGATCAGAGGACAGGGAAGCTAAGCCTTGTATTGCAACAGGACATTGCACTCAgtattctttccttgtcttcttgTCACTTCCCAGAACTTCTGGGAATTCACAGCCTCAAATGCTGGTTTTCATCTTGGAAACCCAGGTGGGATTCCCCCAATGGTTGCTTCCTAAGTCAATCAgttggtaaatatttatggagtcaCCTTACATAAAACAGTGGCTCCTGCTCTCAAGAATCTCACAATTTGGGGAGACaaaattaacacaggaaacaattaAGAGTTCTATAGTATGTGGCACTGATTAACAAGACAATGGGAGCTCAGAACTAGGAGAATCTCAAAATTGTCATGGTAGAAAGGACACTGGGCTGGGAATCAACATCCCAGCCATAGGATCTTGAACAAGTCCAGGTACCCTGGCCTTGGTTTGCTTTGTAAATAGTATGGTGAGATGGTGCTAAGTgattattttaaatcctttccaATAATGGAAATCTAAGGCTTTATGAAATTTGGACAGGCAGGAGTGGGATGGTAAAGGGCCCAAAGAGGGGCCATAAAACATGTCCAGTGTCACGCCACAGCTAATGGCAGAGCCAATCCTGAAGTCCCATTGTTTCCCATCAAACCACAGGGCTCTGTGTTGCAAGAAAGGGGTCTTCTAAAGACTTTTCCCTAAAAAGTTAatgtttgcaaatttcttctaCTCTTTAGCATAAGAAGGAAGAAGACGATAACCAATAACCTGTGAGTGCACAAGTCAGTCTATAAATGCTATAGACGTCAAAAGAAGAGAATGCCAGCTATTTGGTcatgggaaggggaaaatggtGGCTCTGCAAGACTTCTGAGTGACCAAATAGAAAACCCTTTCCTTTTCTATCACACAGACTTCCGTGGTTTGTGCAAAATGGTCTAGCTGGGGccggcaggggcgggggcgggcgggggtggggttgTTGTGGGCGCTAGGGGTTGCTGAAGGGTGGTTCTGAAAAATCATGGCCTTTGGGGCCGGCCGATTTATGTTCACATCCCTGTTCTTCTCTtttactaatgatgttgaactaagtcaactctctgtgcctcaattccCCAGTTTATAAAATGAAGCTAATTAGACCTacctcatttattcaacaaataattatcgCATGCCTCTGCTCCGCAAGGCACTTGACATGCTCTCTCCACCAGATCAGTTAGTCTCTTCGGTGCCTGGGGACACAGCATAGGGCCAGGTGTGTGGTAGGTGCTGGGTCCACAGGTCCATAcaggttctcttttctccttctccctcctccgtTACTACCACTGATGCCTCAGGCTTGTGTACCTGTTTGCAAAGCAccttcacatttattatttcccaAGATGATTTCAGGCTGAAATGCCTCTGGGCTGTGTGACACAGGCAGTAGAAAGTGCAGTGGGATTAGCAAGCAGAATTCTCTCTTGCCACGCCAGTAACTTGCAATGTGGCCTTGGACGTGTGTTCTTGCTTCCTGGGCTGAATTTTCTGCAAAatggtgggggaggtgggagcaAAGGACCTCTGGGGGTCTTCTCCAATCTAAGATTCTAATTCTGAAAGAAGCAGGGTACGGTTGGGAACACTGAATAAAGATTGAACCCGAGAGACTTCTTTTTCCAACAGCGGACTGGAGGGCTAGCTCAGGCCTTCTGCGACTAGTTTAGTGGTGGCGGGGCCTCAGCCTCTTATTCCAAATGCCTCTGAACTTTCTGTTCCCAGTTCTGCTCCTTTTACcagctttttcccccctcttgcattttttatttttatgaaaggaTGTCATTAAGGCTTTTGTCTGCGCTGTTTTTGTTTCAGAACTTTTCTCACAATCCTATTTTTTGTTGAGGAATCCGCTCCTTTGCCCAGCTGTGGGTCCCGGTCCCACAGCTGTGTTGATCTAAGACTCAGCCCCAGACAGCCTGGCGCCAGGGTGGGACGTCATGCGTTCACACAGGGATGCGTGTCCCAGGCAACCTTTCCTCGGGCAGTCACCGGTCGGCGACTGCCGCCCCCACCAATGAGCGCCCGACACCCGAGAAAGGGGCGGGGCCTGCGCCTCCCCGGCAGGCGAGCGGCTTGTGAATTGCAGATGCTGGGAACTTGATAACGTTCCCTGAACTGGGgccctttaaattcttttttccctccctcttttagttctttcttttcttccttttgtttattctttctctccaccttcttccctcatctatatatgtatatagttttttttctttgtcatctccttcttccttttaaaactatCTCCTCCCAGTGTCAGGAATCATTTTGTAAGCATTTCCAGGAACTGAATCTTCCTTtgccaaaatggaaagaaaaaaaaaaaaagaagaagaagaagaaaagaaaaaaaaagtcagtgttgTGTACTCTGATTTTTTGAAGAGTTGGCAGAACTATTAAGTTATActgttttgtctttaaaattttaaaaagtggtggGGGGTCTCTGAGCTGTCGCTTTCAAAGCCAGAGTAATGATGATGAGAACTGCAGATGTCTTTTTGCCTAAACTGAGTTTCTATCTACTTGTCtacctatccccccccccccattatgtTGTGAAGTTGGAATCAAGGGAACCTCAAACACTTGCCCAAGGTTACTGGGATGTCAGCTGTGGACTTGGGGCCTCCTCCTCCCTTGGCTCCCTGTCCACTCTGTCCACTAACTCTCATTAGCATTAGGGTGGTCTGCTCTGGTCTCAGAACATCCCCGGGTGCTGTATTTCCTAATAGGTACCTGTTTGCTCCCAAAGTGCCTTAACTGTGTGCTGAGGATTTTCCAGCTGGGCACatagaacaccccccccccccccccgcctcctaccccccctctccccacagtgAGCCTAGACCTCAAAGTGCTGCTTGAAACTCATGTGACACAAGGAAAGCACAGGGAATTCAGAATTAAGACCAGCCTCAAATTCCTGTATGAAGTACTTCCCCTCACTCTGCCTCAGTTGTCTCCTCTGTAGAATGGGGAGGAAAATAATATCCACTTATCTCACAGCTGAAAGGAtcaaaggggaggagggatggaaaATACTGTGGGAACCGATTAGTTATTTTTCTGTGCTATGATGTGATGGACCCCTGGTGGGTGGACTAGATGGTACCAGTTGCGTTTAATGGTTTATGCTGAGACTGTTCTCAGGAATGTGGGTAATATGGAGAAGGGACTGTAGGAAGCATGGGGTTCTAAGACTTGAGTCCTTATAGGGGCGGGGATTTCAGAGACCTCCAAGATAGGCTATTCTATAGTTAAGAAGTACTTGGTGCtagcatcaccatcatcatccttCATTGAATCTTAACCGTTCACCTTCTCATACATTATCTCACTGATGCATTTtatgaaaaggaaactgaggctcagagaggtaattatgcttgcccaagttcacatagCCAGTGAGTGGTAGATCCAAGATTTGCACCCATGTCTGCCTGTCTCAAAACTTGTATCCTTCTTTGCCTATGCCTTTCATCCTGTCCCTTCAAGGAACTTCTTGCGAAGGTAGATTAGACCCGACAGCATTTTACTGTACTGGATAGAGAAAAGCAAAGTCGGGGGTAGGTAGGGGATGCATTTGATAGGAAGACAGACACTAAGGTGCTGGGAACATTAAGGGAAAAACCTTTCTTTTCTAAGCAAAGAGACTCGGGGAGCATTGGAAATTTCTTGGAAATGTGaagctttttttatttccccaaaagCCTTTTTTTGTCCATGTTTTAAGGGATATTTATTCTTAAAGTGCAGAATGACATCTCCTGTTTTTAAGAATCCGTTTTGAATTaagtttcctccctctctcattcttccaACCCCAGTTCCACCTTTTTGGTTCAGTCATACCACCCTGAAGTTAACCAACCCCTTGCTTCAACAGGTAGGCAGTGACCATGGATGTCCAGGAGCTGGTTGGGCATCTGGGGTGAAGGAGTGGACACCCACAGGGAAGCGAGTAGGGAGTTTATTTTCTAAGAACCTATCCTTTGTTGGGTGccttataaaatatcttatataaTCTGCTCTAGAGGCTTTGGGGGTAGGTATTATTATGGCAAATATCCTGAAGTTCAAAGAGATTTGTCACACAGCTTGTTGGTATAAAACCCCACCAATCAGGATTTGAATCCGGGTCTGTGGCTCAAATCCTGACACGCACGAGGATGAACACACACATAGTGTGTTCGTGCTCATGTGTGAAACTGCACACAGTGTGCAGACACAAAGGACTGGTTCTCTCCCGCTAACACTTACAGGCTAGTGAGTATGACCAGCAACACTGTGTCAAGCAGGGACAGTTTGGAACTTCTAGAATTTGGAGAGTATCAGTGGGTTATGTGAGAGTTTaactgtgacttaaaaaaaaaaaaaacaaaaaaaaaaaaaaaccaagggaAGGGttgagcctggatggctcagtcagttaagtgtctgtctttagctcaggtcatgatcctggggtcctgggatcaagccccactccctgttcagccaggaacctgcttcttctttcccctctgcctaccattccccctgcttttgctctctgtcaagtaaataaataaaatcttaaaaaaaaaaaaaaataaaaacaataaaaggaaacacaTATATTGCAGAGGTTTTAGTCTTTCCAAAGCACTTTCACTCGGGCTTTCATTAAACACTCCCAGCTACCCGATGGGCCATAGAGGTCACCTGCCTTGTGACCAGGTGGTCTTTCTTTGGTTTCAGTATCCctcccagtgcctgacacagagtggGCAGGCACTTAGTGAAGATATACTGAATGACAGTCCACCTCGGTCATCACTTTTAGGAGATCCCTTGGGGGTGGAGGGATTTAAAACCCAAATGCAGGTTATACTGGCTGACTCTCTGATTCTGTGACTCTCGGGCCTAGTGTCTTTGCTGCAGAAACCCGCAGCTGGATTTGGGCTCCCACGAAAGGGGGGGTCAGAAAAGGCTGTAGAAAGATGGAGTccgaagaaagaaaaaaaggtactTCCCACAAAGGTCTTGCAATGCAATGTTCACCCTTCCCAGATACGGTCTTGTGTTGGCCTACGTCCCAGTTGCTGCTCAAAGGCTTTGAGGGTAGGTACTGAGGTCAAGAGAGGGGGATCTGACCTAAGAGACAGGTGTCCCTGCCTGAGAGGAAAAGGCTCCTCCACTCCCAACCAGAGGGCCTCCTGCCCGCTACAGGTGCTGCTGAGTGGAATCATTACCATGGAGGCCCAGGCATCGGCAGGCCTACAAAGGACAACCTTCGCTGAGCGCCAAGAGGGAGCCGGGCAtcttacatgtattttctctgtcTCAATCCTCATATCAGTTGAAGTCAGAGGGGTgaggtgacttgctcaaggtcactcagctgTTGGGAAGCAGAGCAGAGCCGCCTGAGTCCAAAGCCTGTGCAGTTAGCCAAGCTACCAACTGCAGGAAAATGCTGGAGAATGGGGGACTGTCTTAAGGGGGAATTGAGGATGGGAGGAGAAGGAAGTGCACATCTGAAGTCCATTTTGCTCAGCAGCTCCTCATGGTGTCTGGcactgtatgtgtgtatgtctctgAGTAAGTGGGTTCTCCAGAAAGTGTGTGTTCCTTCCTGAGTGTGGGTCCTTCACCCCTCCCTGGGTTTTGGGATCCCTCTTGAGGGTTGTGTGTCTGGGCCCCTGGTGAGAGTGTGGGTGTCTCTCCCATGCTGCGGCCCATTTACATTTGTGGGGTGGTTCCCTGCCCAGCATAGGGCATTCATACGAGCTTCTGGGGGGTGTGCAGCCTTCTCCCTAACATGCCCTTTGCAGTGTGCGTCCCTCTCCCCCCAGTCCTGGGGCCAGGTGCAAACAGAGCCAAGAGGACAATGAGCTTGCATGCCCGGGTGGCCTTTTCCTCCACTCCCTCATTCTCTGTCACCCCCTCCGCCTTCACCCCCGCGCCCTGGCTGCCCCCATTCTGGCCCTCTCCGACCTTGGCCCTCCTCGCCTGTGCCAGGGCGCCCCACCTCCGCCCTGCCAGACCCTCCGGGTCCTCCCTGCCCGCCCCTCTGCGGCCCCCACCCGAACCCTCCCCGCCCGCTCCCCCAGGCCCCGCGGCTCCCTCCCGGACCCTGCCGGACCCTCCCCGCCCGCCCCACCCGCGCCCCGCGCGCCCCgagccccgcgccccgcgcccccacCCCCGGTGGCCCCAGGCGCGCAGCTGCGGGACACACAATCGccggcgccccctccccaccccccgcgcAGCCCCTCGCCCAACAAAAGCCGCTTTCTTTCCCCACAACAGATTAAAGACCAGGAGGGGGTGAAAAATAGCTTCTCCAGccctggcgggggaggggcgcgggAAAAGCTGGGCTTTGGGGACTCTTTGATGGCGAGCGTGTGGGAAACCCGGAGGAATGTGGCTGCTGGGATCCGCGCAGCAGGGCGAGGCTCCGGGAGAaggacccgccccccccccggggaCCCCCGCGCCCCCCTCACCGCGGACCCTCGTgtgccccgcgccccgcgcccccgctCGCTGAGCCCTCTCGCTCCTGCgcattctgtctgtctctcaggCCCTTTTCTCTATTTCGAACTTCTCGGTCGTCTTCCTGTTTGCCGTTCTTCGAATTTTCCTTTTCGCAAACCCCCTTGCTCGTCCacctcttttcttctcatttctatttGCTGCATCTCCGACTCCgtgtctttctttatctttatctgaACACCCATCCTTTATCTTGTCTCTGGACACACTCTGCGTGCCTCTTGGTGGCCTTGTCTCAGTTTCTGGGTGGCTCCTCGTCTGTGTCTACGGCTGGGGCTCTCCTGGGTTGGCTCATAGGGACGCTGCTGGGTTTAGCACAGTCTCCTGCCTGTTTGGAGAGGGCTGGCAAGAGAGAACCTGGGATGTGGGCAGTTTGTTGAAACATTCCTCTccctacacagacacacatatgaGTGCAGACGGGAGCCTGCAAGGGGAAGACTGCGGGAGCCCAGAGAACAGGCAGGGAGAAGACTTGGGGTGGCCTGGCCTGCTAGACCAGGGT
Protein-coding regions in this window:
- the ID3 gene encoding DNA-binding protein inhibitor ID-3, whose protein sequence is MKALSPVRGCYEAVCCLSERSLAIARGRGKGPAAEEPLSLLDDMNHCYSRLRELVPGVPRGTQLSQVEILQRVIDYILDLQVVLAEPAPGPPDGPHLPIQTAELAPELVISNDKRSFCH